In one Gossypium hirsutum isolate 1008001.06 chromosome D09, Gossypium_hirsutum_v2.1, whole genome shotgun sequence genomic region, the following are encoded:
- the LOC107891387 gene encoding ran-binding protein M homolog, whose protein sequence is MNSSNTNNGQSNNGKSSRLDGINRDLGLYFLELARLRSSAAPTEMEEDEEEAPEELNTINSSGGFLVVAPDKLSVRYTTVNLHGHDVGVVQANKPAPVKCLLYYFEIYVKDAGAKGQIAIGFTNEGFKMRRQPGWEVNSCGYHGDDGLLYRGQGKGDAFGPTYTTGDTVGGGINYASQEFFFTKNGVLVGTVCKEKEMKGRLFPTIAVHSQNEEVHVNFGQKKFAFDLKEYEAQERLKRQMTIEKISLPPNISYGLVRSYLLHYGYEDTLSSFDLASKSTIPPVYIAQENGFDEQDIGYALNQRKILRQLIRNGEIDAAISKLRDWYPQIVQDDKSATCFLLHCQKFIELVRVGALEEAVKYGRIELANFFRLAGFDDLVQDCAALLAYEHPQESCVGYLLEESQRDLVADTVNAMILSTNPNTQDMEGCLQSYLERLLRQLTACCLERRSANGEQGEAFLLRRVLNS, encoded by the exons ATGAACTCCAGTAATACAAACAATGGCCAAAGCAACAACGGGAAGAGCAGCAGACTTGATGGCATAAACCGAGATCTAGGCTTATACTTCTTGGAGCTAGCTCGGCTACGCTCCTCTGCGGCTCCGACGGAGATGGAGGAGGATGAGGAGGAGGCTCCGGAAGAGCTCAACACGATCAATAGCTCGGGAGGGTTCCTGGTGGTGGCGCCTGATAAGTTGTCGGTGAGGTATACGACTGTTAACCTCCATGGTCACGACGTCGGTGTGGTTCAAGCTAATAAGCCGGCTCCAGTGAAGTGTCTGCTTTATTACTTCGAGATTTATGTGAAGGACGCTGGGGCTAAGGGACAAATTGCCATTGGATTCACCAATGAAGGCTTCAAGATGCGGAGGCAGCCCGG ATGGGAAGTAAACAGTTGTGGGTATCATGGGGATGATGGATTGCTATATCGTGGACAAGGAAAGGGAGATGCTTTCGGTCCAACATATACAACAGGAGATACTGTTGGTGGTGGCATTAACTATGCTTCACAGGAATTCTTTTTCAC TAAAAATGGGGTGTTAGTTGGAACAGTTTGCAAGGAAAAGGAAATGAAGGGTCGCTTATTTCCTACAATTGCAGTTCACAGCCAAAATGAGGA GGTTCATGTCAACTTTGGGCAAAAGAAATTTGCTTTTGATTTGAAG GAATATGAAGCTCAAGAGAGGTTGAAGCGGCAGATGACTATTGAAAAGATATCTCTTCCACCAAATATTAGTTATGG GCTTGTTCGCTCTTACTTGCTACATTATGGCTATGAAGATACACTCAGTTCATTTGATTTGGCTAGTAAAAGCACTATACCCCCTGTCTATATAGCTCAAGAAAATGGCTTTGACGAGCAGGATATCGGATATGCACTAAATCAGAGAAAGATTCTACGACAG CTCATCAGGAATGGTGAGATTGATGCAGCAATTAGCAAACTTCGTGATTGGTATCCCCAAATTGTTCAG GATGACAAATCTGCTACTTGCTTTCTGCTGCACTGCCAAAAATTTATCGAATTGGTTCGG GTAGGAGCACTTGAAGAGGCTGTTAAGTATGGAAGAATTGAATTGGCAAATTTTTTTCGGTTGGCTGGATTTGATGATTTAGTGCAG GACTGTGCTGCTCTGCTGGCATATGAACATCCACAGGAGTCCTGTGTGGGATACCTTCTAGAAGAGTCGCAACGTGATCTTGTGGCAGACACAGTTAATGCGATGATATTGTCAACAAATCCGAACACGCAAGATATGGAAGGGTGCTTACAGTCGTATCTTGAGAGATTACTGAGGCAGCTAACAGCTTGCTGTTTGGAGAGAAGGTCGGCAAATGGGGAACAGGGTGAAGCATTTCTTTTACGTCGTGTTCTTAACAGCTGA
- the LOC107891386 gene encoding uncharacterized protein — translation MQKLIRRTPSAPPLLSTSSLKPSPPSLSLSLSLPLPFSTPASSSTISFSMPTATLPGCGSSLAAAAALTNKTSSLSRRFYTTASYLYQPRLNTRTSLRAWPGRVGIRPAWCHSSGIEEQLSPIETSKDLNEIEEEDKPIRLNRRQKGSGVLVGSPDLLTIPGVGPRNLRKLVENGIQGVAELKQLYKDKFFGKASQKMVEYLQSSVGIIHRNHAESITTFIKESVDEELKDSNSDTKPASKKRLTFCVEGNISVGKTTFLQRIANETLELRDLVEIVPEPIDKWQNVGPDHFNILDAFYAEPQRYAYTFQNYVFVTRVMQERESSGGLKPLRLMERSVFSDRMVFVRAVHEANWMNEMEISIYDSWFDPVVSCLPGLIPDGFIYLRASPDTCHKRMMLRKRAEEGGVSLDYLRGLHEKHESWLLPFESGNHGVLSVSKLPIHVDSSLHPDIRDRVFFLEGNHMHSSIQKVPALVLDCEPNIDFSRDIEAKRQYALQVAEFFEFVKKKKEISTTKAGEEGQGGSQPQIILPHAGGLWVPDGKHFPDAALKSLEFRRAMSYMSGSG, via the exons ATGCAGAAACTGATAAGAAGAACCCCTTCTGCTCCTCCCCTGCTTTCCACTTCTTCCCTTAAACCCTCTCccccttctctctctctctctctttctcttcctCTCCCTTTCTCCACCCCTGCTTCTTCTTCTACTATTTCTTTTTCAATGCCCACTGCCACTCTCCCAGGTTGTGGCTCTTCTCTCGCCGCCGCCGCCGCTCTTACAAACAAAACTTCCTCTCTTTCCCGGCGCTTCTACACCACTGCTAGTTATCTCTATCAGCCCCGTTTAAATACAAGAACCTCTCTACGGGCTTGGCCTGGGAGAGTTGGTATCCGGCCGGCTTGGTGCCATTCCAGTGGGATAGAGGAGCAGTTGAGTCCAATTGAAACTTCCAAggatttgaatgaaattgaagaGGAAGATAAGCCGATAAGGTTGAATAGAAGGCAAAAGGGTTCTGGAGTTTTGGTGGGGAGTCCGGATTTGTTGACGATTCCGGGCGTTGGACCTAGGAATTTGAGGAAGCTTGTTGAGAATGGGATTCAAGGTGTTGCTGAGCTCAAGCAGTTGTACAAGGACAag TTTTTTGGAAAGGCTAGTCAGAAGATGGTTGAGTATTTACAAAGTTCTGTTGGGATTATCCACAGAAATCATGCCGAGAGTATAACAACTTTTATTAAGGAGAGTGTGGATGAAGAACTGAAGGATTCGAACTCAGATACAAAGCCAGCTTCAAAGAAACGGTTAACATTCTGTGTTGAAGGGAATATCAGTGTTGGAAAGACAACGTTCCTTCAAAGAATAGCTAATGAAACACTGGAGCTGCGCGATCTTGTTGAGATTGTTCCAGAACCCATTGATAAGTGGCAGAATGTTGGACCTGACCATTTCAATATATTAGATGCGTTTTATGCTGAACCACAGAGGTATGCCTATACCTTTCAAAATTATGTCTTTGTTACAAGGGTTATGCAGGAGAGAGAGTCATCTGGGGGTCTTAAGCCGCTCAGGTTAATGGAAAGGAGTGTTTTCAGTGACAGAATG GTGTTTGTACGAGCTGTTCATGAAGCAAATTGGATGAATGAGATGGAGATCAGCATTTATGACTCATGGTTTGATCCAGTTGTATCATGCTTGCCGGGGCTTATTCCTGATGGTTTTATCTATCTAAGGGCAAGTCCTGATACATGCCATAAGAGGATGATGCTGCGAAAAAGAGCAGAAGAGGGTGGGGTGAGCCTAGATTATCTGCGTGGCTTGCATGAAAAGCATGAGAGCTGGCTTTTACCTTTTGAAAGTGGAAATCATGGAGTACTGTCTGTTAGTAAGTTACCCATTCATGTGGATAGCTCTTTGCACCCTGATATCAGAGATCGAGTGTTCTTTTTAGAGGGTAATCATATGCATTCTAGCATTCAGAAG GTTCCTGCTTTGGTGCTTGACTGTGAACCCAACATAGATTTCAGCAGAGATATTGAAGCAAAGAGACA GTATGCTCTCCAAGTTGCAGAATTCTTTGaatttgtgaagaaaaagaaagaaatctcaaCTACTAAAGCTGGGGAAGAAGGCCAAGGGGGCAGTCAACCTCAGATTATACTGCCTCATGCAGGTGGATTATGGGTACCAGATGGAAAACATTTCCCAGATGCCGCTCTAAAATCTCTAGAATTCCGGCGAGCCATGTCCTACATGTCTGGATCAGGCTAg